A segment of the Pseudomonadales bacterium genome:
GAGCAAGTAGCTGATGCGAAAGCGCAGGGTGTTTTATTCTCACTGCACATGAAAGCCACCATGATGAAAGTGTCTGACCCTATTATCTTTGGCCACTGTGTAGAAGTTTTCTACGCAGACGTATTCGAGAAATACGCGTCTGAATTTGCTGAGATCGGCGTTGATGTTCGAAACGGCCTTGGTGACGTTTACGCAAAAATCGACAAACTTGGCGCTGACAAGGCGGCTGAAATCAAAGCAGCTATTGATGCGGTATATGCCGTATCGCCTGATATGGCGATGGTTGATTCTGATAAAGGTATCACCAATTTACACGTACCATCAGATGTCATCATCGATGCCTCTATGCCAGCAATGATCCGTACTTCGGGTCAAATGTGGAACAAAGACGGTAAGCAGCAAGACACCAAGGCGGTCATTCCTGATCGCTGTTACGCTGGTGTTTACCAAGCGACTATCGACTTCTGTAAAGAGCACGGTGCATTTGATCCAACAACCATGGGCTCAGTGCCAAACGTTGGTTTGATGGCGCAAAAAGCGGAAGAGTACGGTTCACACGATAAGACTTTCGAAGCACCAGCCAATGGTAAGATCAAGGTTGTTGCTAAAGATGGCGCTGTGCTGCTTGAGCAAGACGTTGAGACTGGCGATATTTTCCGTATGTGTCAGGTGAAAGATGCGCCTATCCAAGATTGGGTTAAGCTTGCTGTTAACCGCGCACGTGCTACTGGTAGCCCAGCTGTTTTCTGGTTAGATGCTAACCGTGCACACGATGCTGAGCTTATCAAGAAGGTTGAAGCGTACTTACCAAACCATGACACTGACGGTCTTGAGCTTTTAATCAAAGCCCCTGTTGAGGCGACTTTATTCTCACTTGAGCGTATTAAAGCCGGTCAAGATACGATTTCGGTAACGGGTAATGTTTTGCGTGACTACTTAACTGACTTGTTCCCGATTTTGGAATTAGGTACGTCGGCTAAAATGCTCTCAATTGTCCCATTAATGAATGGCGGCGGCTTGTTTGAGACGGGTGCAGGCGGTTCTGCGCCTAAGCATGTGCAGCAGTTCGAAAAAGAAAATCACTTACGTTGGGATTCCTTAGGTGAGTTCTTAGCATTAGCGGTATCTCTAGAGCACCTTGGTAACAACTTTGATAACGCTGGTGCACTAGTACTTGCTGAAACGCTTGATGCTGCAACCGCTAAGTTCTTAGACGAGAACAAGTCGCCATCACGAAAGTGTGGTGAGCTGGATAACCGTGGTTCTCACTTCTACCTAGCAATGTACTGGGCACAAGAGGTGGCAGCGCAAGATAAGAACGCTGAGCTTAAAGCGAAGTTTGCCTCTGTTGCGAAAGCAATGACAGACAATGAAGCGAAGATTGTAGCCGAGCTGAATGATGCTCAAGGCCCTGCTCAGGATATTGAAGGTTACTTCAAGCCAAATCCTGCCCTTGCAGCCAAAGCGATGCGGCCTTCTGCAACGCTAAATAGCATTGTTGATGCGATTTAATCAATAATCAGCAATATTGAGCAGTAAGCTTTGCTCAAGACGCATAAAAAAAGCCGCTTTAAAGCGGCTTTTTTTATAGATTCTTAATGAATATTGCCTGTATTCGCTTCGACAGAGTTGCCAACATTATCATTGTTTGTGGCTAGCTGTTCTATTGGCCTAATCGCGGTGGCGTGGATGCCGTTGGGACCAGAGATGGCCTCAAATAAGACTTGTTGGCCGGTCTTTAAGGTGCGGTAACCGTGCATATCTATGGATGAATAATGCACAAAAATGTCTTCATCAGAGTCTTCGGCAACAATGAATCCATAGCCTTTGGCATTGTTAAACCATTTGACTGTACCTTTTTCCATAATAATGATCCTTTTCGTTTATGGAACAACACTATCGGTATGCCTATTATCAAGCGCGTTGCGCAAAATCAGCGTGTGCCGACAGCTCTTGCTTTAAGCCATATTGGAAAATACTGGCAAAATATTGTTATTGTTAAGCTAAAAATCTACCTCAGATCCTTAAAGGGTCTAGATTTTTAATAAGCTAGAGCTAACCGCCGAGCAGTTATAGCTCTAGTTTTAGAAAAGATTACATTTTCGTCAAGTTTTTTATCTGGATTTCTGTGCCAGTGGTCAATTTTGTGTATAAAATCTTGATTTGACTATGTTTCGTATCAAAATAGGCATATCCTGATATAAATTAGTTGTTACTTACATTCCGTATGATTTTTACACAGAGTTTTACTAATGATCTGAGTTATTCTCAGCTATCAACTGCGGTTAAACGTATTACATGCAGCGATGACGAGCCGTCGCGAGACCATGATCTTACTGTTCTTGCTGAGCGTCCTCAGCTTAAACAGCCAGAAAAGTATCAAGTTGTTCTGATGAATGACGACTATACGCCGATGGAATTTGTTGTCGAAGTGTTAGAAATGTTCTTTTATATGAACAGAGAGAAAGCCACTCAAATTATGTTGGCAGTTCATACCCAAGGAAAGGGTGTTTGCGGTATTTATCCAAAAGATATTGCCGAAACGAAATCTGCACAAGTTAACGAGTTTTCTCGCACGCATCAACACCCCTTATTGTGTGAAGTTGAAGCGATTGAGTAGTTTTTTATGTTGTAAAGTCTTACTGCATGAGGAGTAAGTTATGTTAAGTAAAGCGTTGGAAAAAACCTTAAACGATGCCTTTAAGCGAGCTAGGGCAAAACGTCACGAATACATAACCGTTGAGCATTTATTGCTTGCCTTGCTGGATAATGAGAGTGCGCTTACGGTGCTCAAAGGCACGGGTGCAGATTTAGCAGCTTTACAGCAGGAACTTTCAAGTTTTCTAGAAACTACCACGCCAGTCTTGCCGCAGTCGGTCGAGGAGCGTGAAACTATTCCTACGCTTGGCTTTCAGCGTGTGCTGCAGCGTGCGGTGTTTCATGTGCAGTCTTCCGGTAAGCAGGAAGTGAATGGCGCCAATGTATTGGTTGCCATTTTCTCAGAACAAGAGAGCCAGGCGGTTTACTTGCTTAATCAACAAAGCGTTTCTCGGCTTGATGTGGTTAATTTCATTTCTCATGGTGTAGCTAAGTCAGAATCTGATGATGACGAAGCTGGCACTGGCTCAGACGATGCAGCCAGCGCTCAAGAACAAGCATCGGAGAGTGCTTTAGGCAATTACGCTGTCGATTTGAATGAACAAGCCCGACTGGGTAAAACAGACCCGCTTATTGGACGACAATATGAAGTAGAACGCGTTGCGCAAGTACTCGCGCGACGTCGTAAAAACAATCCATTATTGGTTGGCGAGTCAGGTGTGGGTAAAACCGCAATTGCCGAAGGCTTGGCTAAAATGATTGTTGATGGTGAGGTGCCGACGGTATTGAGCAATAGCGTTGTCTATTCGCTAGATTTGGGTGCTTTGCTTGCAGGTACTAAGTATCGCGGTGATTTTGAAAAGCGCTTTAAAGCCTTACTTGCTGAGTTGAAAAATCAAGCCGATAGCATCCTGTTTATCGATGAGATTCACACCATTATTGGTGCAGGTGCGGCATCGGGTGGGGTGATGGATGCCTCAAATTTATTAAAACCCCTACTTACCAGTGGTGACCTTCGCTGCGTTGGTTCTACCACTTACGAAGAATATCGCGGTATCTTTGATCAGGATCGTGCCTTATCTCGGCGCTTCCAAAAAATCGACGTACTCGAGCCTTCGGTCGATGACACCTATAAAATTCTTAAAGGCTTGAAAGGCCGTTTCGAGGAGCATCATAAGCTGCGTTATACCGATAAAGCCTTGCGTGCCGCTGCTGAACTAGCGTCTAAGCATATTAATGATCGATTTATGCCAGATAAGGCTATCGACGTCATTGATGAGGCTGGGGCTTACCAGCAGCTGCAGTCTGACTCAAAACGCAAAAAAAGTATTGGTGTATCTGAAGTTGAGGCGATTGTTGCAAAAATTGCTCGGATACCTGAAAAAACTGTCAGTAATGATGATAAAAAAGCGCTGCAGGACTTGGCGGAAAACCTCAAGCGGGTTGTGTTTGGTCAAGACGAGGCGATAGATACCTTATCCACTGCCATTAAGTTATCTAGAGCAGGTCTAACAACGCCGAATAAGCCTATCGGTTCTTTTATGTTTGCTGGGCCGACTGGTGTAGGTAAAACTGAAATTTCTAAACAGTTAGCCAATATCTTAGGTCTTGAGTTGATTCGCTTTGATATGTCCGAGTATATGGAACGTCATACAGTTTCTCGTCTTATTGGTGCTCCCCCTGGATATGTTGGCTTTGATCAAGGCGGCTTACTAACCGAGGCCGTTACTAAACACCCGCATTCAGTGGTATTGCTGGATGAAATTGAAAAAGCGCACCCTGAGGTCTTTAATATCCTTTTACAGGTTATGGACAACGGTACCCTCACTGATAATAACGGGCGTAAAGCCGATTTTCGTAATGTGATTTTAATTATGACGACCAACGCCGGCGCTGAATTACTGAGTAAGCGCTCTATCGGCTTTATGTTGCAAGATAATTCTACTGATGGCATGGAAGCGATTAATCGCATGTTTACACCAGAGTTTAGAAATCGTCTGGATGCCATTGTGCAATTCGGCGGCTTACCCTTGGATGTGGTGCATACGGTAGTCGATAAATTCCTATTCGAGCTGCAGTCGCAGCTGGACGAAAAAGGTATCACTATCCATGTATCTGAAGCCGTCAGAGATTATCTGGTGCAAGAGGGCTATGATCCACTCATGGGCGCACGCCCAATGGCTCGAGTGATTCAAGAGAAAATCAAAAAGCCTTTAGCAGAATTTGTGCTGTTTGGTAACCTCAATAAAGGTGCGGTCATTCAAGTTGATCTGCAGGATGACGAAGTTATCTTGCAAGAAGAGTCGCAGACGGCCACAGTGTAATGCACGCTTAGCGTTTGCTTGCGCAGCCATGTGATGCGCAGGCAGCTTTTACGCAGTTCTAATAATTAACTTTCTTTACTAAGAGTTCGGTTTAACTAACTGGGCTCTTTTTTGTTCTAGAAGCCGATGATTCTTGTTTGTGCTTTATTTCTCAAGCATTTTTCTTTTCTCTGACTTGGCTTTCTCTTACCATGGTCGTTTTTACTGCTTGAGGTTCTGATGTCGTCTACTAATACCCCTAATTCAAAAAAAATGTACCCATGTAGCGTGGTAGATGATCAATATATTCATCATGCACCCAAAAAATACGTAGCCAAAGTTGTGGTAAATGCCAGTGCTGAGCAAGTGTTTGAGGTGTTTGAAGATGCGGATGCATGGCCACAGTGGGCAATGCCGATAAACAAAGTGATTTGGACCTCACCTAAGCCTTACGGGATTGGAACAACGCGCATCGTTGAAATGATTGGTTTAACAGGTGATGAAACCTTTATCGCTTGGGACTACCCAAAGCATATGGCTTTTTGCTTTACCCAAATGTCCGAAAGTCTTATCGAAAGCTTTGCAGAAGATTACGTAGTGACTGAATTGGCTGACGGCCAAACAGAAGTGCAGTGGACCATGGCCATGACGCCACGTGGCTACGGTAAGATTACTATGGCGCTATTTGGGCCGATGATGGGCATCGGCTTGCAGTGGATGCTGAATGGTTTTAAAAAATACGTAGATCAGCGCTATCAGATAGCGCAATAGACAGTGCAATAGTTAGCGCAATAGATAACGTAATAGATAGTTTTAAGAGCTTGTTGAGTAAGTTAAGGGATTAATTGAATAATTTTTATATAGGCATGCTCGAAGGTACAGGCAGCGTGTAAAAATAGCTTGCCGTTGAATTCAGTCATCAAAACTAATGCGAATAAAGGCGCGCTTGTTGATCTTACCTGCTAAGCGAGAGATCAGGTTTAACATGCGCATCTTCCAACCGTATTGTTTTATCAATGCCTGCTCGGCGATTCGAGCTTCTGCCTGATCAAGCAGGGTAGCCGTTGCAGCCTCAAAACTGCCTGTAGGTTTCCCGGTTACCGTGCAAGTTTGTATTTTTACCGCAGAGAAATTGCGAATGCGTTTCACTTTGCCCGCTTTGCCTTC
Coding sequences within it:
- a CDS encoding SRPBCC family protein; this translates as MYPCSVVDDQYIHHAPKKYVAKVVVNASAEQVFEVFEDADAWPQWAMPINKVIWTSPKPYGIGTTRIVEMIGLTGDETFIAWDYPKHMAFCFTQMSESLIESFAEDYVVTELADGQTEVQWTMAMTPRGYGKITMALFGPMMGIGLQWMLNGFKKYVDQRYQIAQ
- the clpA gene encoding ATP-dependent Clp protease ATP-binding subunit ClpA; this translates as MLSKALEKTLNDAFKRARAKRHEYITVEHLLLALLDNESALTVLKGTGADLAALQQELSSFLETTTPVLPQSVEERETIPTLGFQRVLQRAVFHVQSSGKQEVNGANVLVAIFSEQESQAVYLLNQQSVSRLDVVNFISHGVAKSESDDDEAGTGSDDAASAQEQASESALGNYAVDLNEQARLGKTDPLIGRQYEVERVAQVLARRRKNNPLLVGESGVGKTAIAEGLAKMIVDGEVPTVLSNSVVYSLDLGALLAGTKYRGDFEKRFKALLAELKNQADSILFIDEIHTIIGAGAASGGVMDASNLLKPLLTSGDLRCVGSTTYEEYRGIFDQDRALSRRFQKIDVLEPSVDDTYKILKGLKGRFEEHHKLRYTDKALRAAAELASKHINDRFMPDKAIDVIDEAGAYQQLQSDSKRKKSIGVSEVEAIVAKIARIPEKTVSNDDKKALQDLAENLKRVVFGQDEAIDTLSTAIKLSRAGLTTPNKPIGSFMFAGPTGVGKTEISKQLANILGLELIRFDMSEYMERHTVSRLIGAPPGYVGFDQGGLLTEAVTKHPHSVVLLDEIEKAHPEVFNILLQVMDNGTLTDNNGRKADFRNVILIMTTNAGAELLSKRSIGFMLQDNSTDGMEAINRMFTPEFRNRLDAIVQFGGLPLDVVHTVVDKFLFELQSQLDEKGITIHVSEAVRDYLVQEGYDPLMGARPMARVIQEKIKKPLAEFVLFGNLNKGAVIQVDLQDDEVILQEESQTATV
- a CDS encoding cold shock domain-containing protein; this translates as MEKGTVKWFNNAKGYGFIVAEDSDEDIFVHYSSIDMHGYRTLKTGQQVLFEAISGPNGIHATAIRPIEQLATNNDNVGNSVEANTGNIH
- the clpS gene encoding ATP-dependent Clp protease adapter ClpS encodes the protein MIFTQSFTNDLSYSQLSTAVKRITCSDDEPSRDHDLTVLAERPQLKQPEKYQVVLMNDDYTPMEFVVEVLEMFFYMNREKATQIMLAVHTQGKGVCGIYPKDIAETKSAQVNEFSRTHQHPLLCEVEAIE
- a CDS encoding PPOX class F420-dependent oxidoreductase; its protein translation is MNNWQSTEYLLLSTQKRDGSWVDTPVWFGQSQHLNKPCFYLFSEGKAGKVKRIRNFSAVKIQTCTVTGKPTGSFEAATATLLDQAEARIAEQALIKQYGWKMRMLNLISRLAGKINKRAFIRISFDD
- a CDS encoding NADP-dependent isocitrate dehydrogenase, which produces EQVADAKAQGVLFSLHMKATMMKVSDPIIFGHCVEVFYADVFEKYASEFAEIGVDVRNGLGDVYAKIDKLGADKAAEIKAAIDAVYAVSPDMAMVDSDKGITNLHVPSDVIIDASMPAMIRTSGQMWNKDGKQQDTKAVIPDRCYAGVYQATIDFCKEHGAFDPTTMGSVPNVGLMAQKAEEYGSHDKTFEAPANGKIKVVAKDGAVLLEQDVETGDIFRMCQVKDAPIQDWVKLAVNRARATGSPAVFWLDANRAHDAELIKKVEAYLPNHDTDGLELLIKAPVEATLFSLERIKAGQDTISVTGNVLRDYLTDLFPILELGTSAKMLSIVPLMNGGGLFETGAGGSAPKHVQQFEKENHLRWDSLGEFLALAVSLEHLGNNFDNAGALVLAETLDAATAKFLDENKSPSRKCGELDNRGSHFYLAMYWAQEVAAQDKNAELKAKFASVAKAMTDNEAKIVAELNDAQGPAQDIEGYFKPNPALAAKAMRPSATLNSIVDAI